Part of the Deinococcus betulae genome is shown below.
TCCAGGGCCGGCACGATGGTCTGCACCTGCGCGCCGCGTGACTGGAGCCGGGCCAGGACCTGCGCGGCGCTGGCCTGCAGGGGCGGCAGTTCCATGCGCGTGTCCACGTACAGGACGGTGAGGCTCTCTGGGGCCTGCACGCGGCCCTGAGCAATCAGCCAGTCAATAACGGTCACGGTGGCGGTACTGTCCTTGCCGCCGGAGTAGGCCACCACCCAGTGACGGTGGGTGCGGCCGTACTCGTTGAGGCTCAGGGCGGTCAGCTCCAGGGCGTCCGGCAGCGTCTGGCGCTCCTCGGCCCACAGGGAGAGCTCGCCCTTCATGCCGGTACCGCCGCATCCATCGGAAACAGCCGCGTTGCCGCCTGCTCGCTCGCCTGCGCCACGTTCTTCTCCGCCCACGCGAAGTACTCCGGCTTCAGTTCAATGCCCTCCGCCCGCCGGCCCAGCTGCACCGCCCCGTAGGCCTCGCTGCCCACCCCCAGAAACGGCGTGAACACCACGTCCCCCGGATTCGTCCACAGCCGCACACACCGCCGGATCACCTCCAGCTGCAGCGGCGCCAGGTGCTTTTCATCCTCATCGGTGCTGGCAATCTTCGCGTTCAGTACGTCCGTGCGGTTGATGTCAAACCACACCGGCGAGGCATACCGCTGCCAGGTGTCGAGCGTGAAGTCCGCTGGGTCATGCGTCACGCGGGGCGTTTCATCCATGCCCGGCCCCCACTTGCGGAACACGATCACGTACTCCGCCATCCCCTGCCGGTTGTTCGCCGCGTGTTCCCGAATGTTCTTGTACAGCAGCCCATGCGCCTTCGTGCGCTGCATTTCCCGCACCGGGTCTGTGCAGATGCAAATCTCGCTGTGATAGGTCCAGAAACTGCCGTCCTCGCACGGCTGCGCGTCCAAGAAGGCGCGGATGCACTCGCCCCGGAAGTCGCGCAGCGCGGTGTACCCGTCCTTACTCTTGTACACCTGCAGGTTCTTGACGTGCACGGCCGCCAGGCGCCCCGGCTTCAGGGTGCGGCGCAGCTCGGGAATCAGGTAGGCGAAGTGCGCGAAGAAGTGCCCGTCATCGTCGGTGTTGCCCATGTCCCGCAGATCCGGGCTGTAGCTGTAGAGGTTCGAGAACGGGGGGCTGAAGATCTGGAAGTCGTGGCTGTTGCTCGGCAGATCACGGATGACCTCACAGCAGTCGCCGTTAAAGAGGCGGTAGTCCGGGCCCTCGACGGTGCGTCGGTGGGCTGGGCCCACAGCGAGGCGGACTCCGGTTCCCTGCACGGCGTCCTGGGTTGCCCGGATCAGGCGGTCCTGCATCGCGCGGTGCTCGCCTTCCTTCCGGCGGATGGTGCCCAGCACCGTCTGATGGGTGTCGGTCGTCACGAGGTGCACCTGCACGGGGCGTTCCTGGCCGTAGCGGTCGAAGCGGCCCACGACCTGGTACAGCTCCTCGAAGCTGTAATTCAGGCTCATGACGGCCGTGCGCGCGCAGTGCTGCCAGTTCATGCCCCACCCGGCGATAGACGGCTTGGTGATCAGGAGGCGGGCCCGGCCTTCACTGAAGGCACGGAGGCCCTCTTCTTTTTGCGCTGGGGTCATGTTGCCCCGGACTTCCAAGGCCTCGGGCAGCAGCGCGCGTAAGGCCTCTCCTTCTTCGTTCGTGTGCACCCACAGGGCCCAGGGCTCTTCAGGCTCGGCCGCGACCAACGCGGCCACCTGCGCCGCCCGCTCGGCCAGGGTCAACTTCAGTTCCTTGTGCAGGCTGGTCGCGCTGCCGGAGACCTGGCGAAACAGCGTGCCCTGTTCCTCGGCCGCGCCCGTGTGGTCCGTCTGCACCGTGTGCACGACATACTCGGGGGCTGGACGGGCGTAGCCGTCATCGGAGAACTCGGCCCCAAGGTCGCTGGGCAGCCGCAGGGCGCGGGCCCAGGTGCTCAGCCAGCGGAAGAAATCGGCCTCGCCATGGCGTTTGAGCCGGAAGGTCTGCGCGGCCGTGGTGTCGTTGATGAACCAGCGGGTCAGCATCTCGCCCGGTTCCATGAGCCCGAGGAATTCCGCATGGTTGCCCAGTTCCACGATGTCGTTCGGGCT
Proteins encoded:
- a CDS encoding DNA methyltransferase gives rise to the protein MTTYRDFLDAKVVDVAPLGFTPGALPTVLKPFQHQLVTWALEQGRAALFAERGLGKALMELTWASEVATHTGRPALILAPLAVTFQLEAEARKFGLPAAVWSGGALPDGPVILTNYEKLEALSDAGHVGAFAGVALDESSILKSFMGRTKMALIDAFAATPYRLAATATPSPNDIVELGNHAEFLGLMEPGEMLTRWFINDTTAAQTFRLKRHGEADFFRWLSTWARALRLPSDLGAEFSDDGYARPAPEYVVHTVQTDHTGAAEEQGTLFRQVSGSATSLHKELKLTLAERAAQVAALVAAEPEEPWALWVHTNEEGEALRALLPEALEVRGNMTPAQKEEGLRAFSEGRARLLITKPSIAGWGMNWQHCARTAVMSLNYSFEELYQVVGRFDRYGQERPVQVHLVTTDTHQTVLGTIRRKEGEHRAMQDRLIRATQDAVQGTGVRLAVGPAHRRTVEGPDYRLFNGDCCEVIRDLPSNSHDFQIFSPPFSNLYSYSPDLRDMGNTDDDGHFFAHFAYLIPELRRTLKPGRLAAVHVKNLQVYKSKDGYTALRDFRGECIRAFLDAQPCEDGSFWTYHSEICICTDPVREMQRTKAHGLLYKNIREHAANNRQGMAEYVIVFRKWGPGMDETPRVTHDPADFTLDTWQRYASPVWFDINRTDVLNAKIASTDEDEKHLAPLQLEVIRRCVRLWTNPGDVVFTPFLGVGSEAYGAVQLGRRAEGIELKPEYFAWAEKNVAQASEQAATRLFPMDAAVPA